The nucleotide window TCCTATTCCCGCTGTGACGTGACGCTCACCTTCGAGCTGCTCTGAAGCGCGGCGTCCACCAGCCCCGCCAGCAGCAGCACCGGCGCCACCAGCACCATGCCGAACCAGGCCAGCGCGTAGAGGACTCCAAAGCCCATGCTCCACGGGCCGCCCACGACGGTCCCGGACAGCACGCCCACGGACTCGCGACCTCCGCCCAGGTGCAGCGACAGGAAGAGCGCGCCGATGCCCAGCGCGGCCATGACGAACGGGTGTCGCATCATCGGTGCGCCTCCAGGTGCGGCGCCCGCGCGAGGCGCCAGAGGGGTCCTTCGACGAGCGCGTACAGCAGCACCGCGTCCGCGAGCGGATTGCCCGCCGCGAAGCGCAAGCCGGTGTCGGCGTGTACCGGGAACGCCGCGAAGTGGAGGCTGGTGAGCAGCCCATCCAGCGCCTCTTCGTCGTCGAACGCCGCCGCGCCCACGAGCGCCAGCCCGCTGGAGCCCGCGTTCGCGTTCACCCACGGAATCGTGGGCCCGGAGTCGATGTCCTGCACTGCGGCCTCCTCCGCTGGCCACTCCCCCGCCCACGCGAAGCCCAGCGCCTGCCCCAGGAGCGCGGCGCGGGCCCGCTGGTATTGGTCGCTCGCGAAGTCCGCGTCCACCACCTGGAGCATGTGCGCGGCGAGCCACAGCGTGGAGCCCTCCGGCCCGTCCTTCGTCACGCCGTCGTAGGTGAAGCTGGACACGAGCAAGCCTGTCCGACTGTCGGACAGGTTCTTCCGCGCGGAGGCCACCCACCGGCGCAGGAGCGCGCCATGGTCCCGCCCGTCCACCCTGTCCGACAGGCGCAGCGCCGCGAGCGCCAACGTGTTGCAGAAGGTCCAGCCCTCGTCCGGGTAGCTCTCCGCCGCGAGCACCGGCGCGCGCTCCAGCTGTCCGGCGATGAGGTCCACGCGCTCGCGCAAGAGCGGCGCGTAATCCGCGCGCTTCTCCACCATCTGGCGCGCGGCGAGCATCAATGCCAGCTCACCGTCCACGAAGAGGCTGCGCCCGGCCGGGTCCTTGAAGGGGCCCGCGTGCACGTAGGGCAGGAAGAAGGCCTCATGCGCCCGCCGTTCGTCTCGCAGCGTCCGGGCGATGAGCACGTCCACCACGGCCAGGTGCTCCGCCTTTCGTGCGGGCTCCGACAGCGCGAGGTTCGCGAACGACAGCACGGAGAAGGTGCGCACCATCAGGTCCCACTCCGGGTTCGTGCGGTGGAGCACGTCGCGCTCCGCGCTCGATTCCTGGAGCGAGAACGTGCGTTGGCGAAGGGCCAGCGCCGCTGTCAGCGCTTCCCGGTCGCGGGGCCGGAACAGGAGGTGGAGCGCCGGCAGCCACACCGCCACGGCCAGCACCAGCAGCACGAGTTTGCGTCGCATGTCCGGCAGTATGGGCCGCGGACAGGGCCGCATCCTGGACCCGCGGGCCGGACGGTCGGCCCCGCTCGCTGAACGGTCGCGGTCCTGCCTGAACCGGCGCATGCCGGAAACGCCATGTCCCAACCCGCCGGGCCCGCGTGTCTCAAGGGCCATGAAGACACCCGGATGGACGGCGCTGACGATTGGAGTGTTCCTGGGAGGCTTTGGCCTGCTGAAGCCCCCTTCGGCGGAGGCGTGCGGACGCCCCCTGTGCACCGTGGAGGGCAGCCGCGTTCCCCTGCCCCCGGACGCGGTCGTCCCGGCGAACGTGCCCGCCCTGGTGGTGGTGCCTCCCGCCTATGAGTGGGTAGAGGAGCAGAGCCTGCGCTTGCGAACAGAGGCAGGCGTGGACGTGGAGGCACGCCTCATCAAGGGCCCCGGAAACAGCGGCGTCCTCGCCCCAACCGCCCCGCTCGTCGCCGGAACGCGCTACCACCTGGAGGGGACCGTCCCTTGCAGTGGCGGAGGTGGTGGGCATCCGTTCGTCGCGATGGCGGACTTCACCGCGGGCCCGGAGGCCGCGCTGCCCACGACGACCGGCGTGCTGCAGGCGGGATCCGGGCAGCGTGGACAGATCAAGGTCTGGGACGGCAGCGCGTCGTGCGCGTCGGGCTACATCGGTGGCTGGGTGACGCTGGAGTTCACCCCCACCCCCGAGCTGGTGCCCTTCCTGCCGTGGGTGCGATGGACGCTGGAGGTGGATGGACAGACGTGGGCCACGGCCCCGCACGGCGCGGTGGACTCCAGCGGCGGTGTCATCCCCGCGGATGGATTCAGGACGATGCGGGACCTGCTGACCGTCTACACGCTCTGTGGCTACGAGTCCCCCGGGATGCCGCCCTCGGCCGAGGGCATCGAGCCCGGAGAGCACACGGCCACGCTGCGCCCGGTGCTCGAACAGTCGGGGACGGCGCTGCCCGTGCTGGAGACCACCTTCGAGGTGAACTG belongs to Corallococcus exiguus and includes:
- a CDS encoding linalool dehydratase/isomerase domain-containing protein — protein: MRRKLVLLVLAVAVWLPALHLLFRPRDREALTAALALRQRTFSLQESSAERDVLHRTNPEWDLMVRTFSVLSFANLALSEPARKAEHLAVVDVLIARTLRDERRAHEAFFLPYVHAGPFKDPAGRSLFVDGELALMLAARQMVEKRADYAPLLRERVDLIAGQLERAPVLAAESYPDEGWTFCNTLALAALRLSDRVDGRDHGALLRRWVASARKNLSDSRTGLLVSSFTYDGVTKDGPEGSTLWLAAHMLQVVDADFASDQYQRARAALLGQALGFAWAGEWPAEEAAVQDIDSGPTIPWVNANAGSSGLALVGAAAFDDEEALDGLLTSLHFAAFPVHADTGLRFAAGNPLADAVLLYALVEGPLWRLARAPHLEAHR